From the genome of Anomalospiza imberbis isolate Cuckoo-Finch-1a 21T00152 chromosome 18, ASM3175350v1, whole genome shotgun sequence:
CCCATCGCCGCCCTGGGGGGACCGGGGGCTCAAGGGGACCGGAGGGTTCGGAGGAAGGGGGTTCGGGGTGCTGGGGGCACCTGAAGGGCAGGGGGCTCCCAGGGACGCACCTGAAGTCGGgcaggctcagctgcagcttctTCCGCGCCCGGTTCCGGGTGATGTAGTTGGTGGCGGCTCCGCGCTCGTACTGGGGAGAGACGGGGGCGTTGGGGGGAGCTCGGGGGTGCGGAGGGGACCCCCGCAACCGCCCCGGGGCCACCGGGAGCCCTGGGAGCGGAGAGGGAAGAGAGACGGGACCCGGGGGATGGGGGGCTGGAAGGGGGCACCGGGCACGGCCAGCGCGGGGGCAGGAGCGGAATCGGGCACCGCTGCCAgggagggctgcaggggcacgCCACGGCCGGAGgggcggcaccggcaccggaGAGGGGGGAGCAGCCGCGGACCGACCCCGGGGGGCACGGAGAGGGCAGGGAGCGGGGAGGGAGGAACGGCACGGGGAGGCAGCGGGCCGAAAGGAGGGCCCGGGCAGGGCCCGGTACCTTCTTCTTCTCCAGCCCGCCCatggccccgccgccgccgccgccacgtGCGCCCGCGCCGCGCAGGACCCCGCGCTGCCCGCGCCGCGCCTGCGCCCGCGGCCGGGCCTGCGCGCACCCGAGCGGCCCCGCGCGGGCACCGAGCGCAGCGCGGGCAACGAGAGCACCGAGCGCACCGGGGGCACCGAGCGCACCGGGGGCACCGAGCGCAGCGCGGGCAGAGcgagcggccgggccggggccggtggTAACGGCGGCTCAGTCAGGCGCGCCTCGGGCAGCCCATAGCCGCAGCAGGAGGGGTCCTGCGGCGCAGAGCGCGCTGGGATGTTGCGGTGCCGCGCGGGGCATGCCGGGATGTGGCGGCGGGCCCGGGGTCGGGGCCGCTCGCACACCGGGACCGCGGCCGCGGGTCCCTGCCCGGGCCTGCGGGTCCCGCTGCCCTCCTGTGGTCCCCGCTGCCCTCCTGTGGTCCCCGCTGCCCTCCTGTGGTCCCTGACGCCGCAGCACCGACCGCAGGCAGCGGCCTGGGGGGGCCCACAGCGGGGCGGGTGTTTGGGGAACTCCCGGGCACGGGGGTCTCGGTGCCAGGGCGTCCCCAGGCCCGCCCCCCGCGCTCGGGTGTCCCCGGGCTGACGGGACCTGAGCCCCAGCGGCGCCCCGGGATCCCCTCCGGGCTCGGGGGGTTCGCTTCTGTGGCTCAGGACGCCACGTCCCCCCCGGCAGGGGGAGTTCCACGTCTTGGGGCTCAGGAGCTCCGCACCCCCGGCTTTAGGGGTTGTTTTGGGGGCTTCGTGCCCCCTCCCCGCCTGtcccgcggctcccgggtgGGGCTGATCCATGTCCGCTCTCTCGATCCAATCGTACTTGGAGGCGAGCATGGCAATTCTCCTTTCAAGGGGGCCGGGTTTGGCCGGGTTTTCAGCCTTGTCTATTTTCGGGCTGTGGCCGCCGGCGTTGCCCCGAGCAGCGGCGCCTCGGGTCGGGCTGCCCCGGGCAGAGCgtcccgggctgccccgggcagAGTGTCCCGGGCTGCCCTGGGCGGGGTGTCCCGAGCTGCCCGGGGGTGCCCCCGCTGCCCCCGGCTGCGCCTCAGCCGAGGTTCTGCCCCGTTTGTGCTGACTCGGCCCCGGCGTGCGGAAACGGCCTCTCGCCACGCCTTCCCGTGCTGTCCCCGCTGCCGGCTCGTCCTGCCGCTCCCGGCTGTCCGGCGGGGCTGAGCCACCCCCGTGTGCCCCCGGCCCGCTCCGGCATGGGGCTGCCGCTCGTcctgctgctcttgctgccCGCGGTCCTGCCCGCCCGCTGCTGCGGTGAGTGCGGCCCCGGGCCCCAAACCcgcccgggacccccggggccGTGGGCTCGCCCTGAGCTCGGGGGGACCCcgaggagcggggctgggggtgaTGAGCCCCATCTCCAGCCCCTCGGTGACAAATTCTCCGGGGCTCGGCTCCGCCCAGcccaaccccagccctgccgtCCCTTCCCCTGCCCGGAGCCAGCCCGTGCCCACCCCTCCCACGggtccctggggacacaggtgcCGCCCTAGACCCCTGCCACCCCCTCGGGTTCTCTGTGCTCCTCTCCACCTCACGTCTCCttgtttcttcctcttctttttgcTGGGAAATCTGGAGGTTACGGGATTTGGGGGCGACGCGGAGGGTGTGGGGTGCGTGGatgggtgggtgctgggggtgccTCCCCACCGCGGCCCCACACAGCTTTGGGggggctgtggagctgcagggcCGTGCCCCCTCACCTGCGCTGCCTCTCCCGGGCCGGGGCAGAGCCCCCGGAGGGCTCGGCGGGCGCCGTGCGGGCGCTGAGTGCgcggctgctggggctggcggGGGACCCCGCGCGGGACCCCGACCCCGCCGTGTACCTGGCCCTGCGCCTGGCCCGCCAGCACGACCCGCGGCTGGAGCAGCGCTACCTGGAGCGGCTGCAGGACGCCTTCCGGCACCCCTACGGCAGGTGGGTGCCCGCGGGCCCCCCACGGGCCTTTGGGGCCGCTCCTGTCGCCCATGCTGACGTCCTGTCCCCGCAGGAGCCTGCAGGGCCGCGGCCACGCCCGGTGGGACGCTGTGCGCAGCACGTAGGTGTGGGTGTCCCGGGGTCCCCTCGAGCCAGGTGACACCTCGGGCGGTGTCCTGGGAGGTGATCGGTGCCTTGCAGGAGCGCGGCGGAGCCCCCGCACACGGGGCGGCTGGCACTGtacctgctggggctgcaggccACCTGCCCCCCACTCAGTCCACATCGCTCGCTGGTGACATGGCTCAAGTACTCCCTGGAGGAGGACTGGACAGGTGAGAGTGTCCCTGCGGGGTGAGTGCCCGCGTGGCACCTGCACGTCTGGCTGTGAGGCACCAGCTCGCCTGGTGACGCCACACGTTGTCCCCAGGCTCCCGGCAGCAAGGCCACCCCATCACCAGTTACTACCAGTACGGGCTGGGCGTGCTGGCGCTGTGTGTGCACCGCAAGCGGGTGCGGGAGGAGGTGGTCCGGCGGCTCCTCACGGCCCAGCACCATGGAAAGCTCGGGCACGGTGGCAACACCGTGGGTAAGGGCCCGTGGGCACGGGTGGTGGCACCCCGATAGGTGTGTGACTccggggtgacactggggtgtccctgcagaCACCGAGGCCGTGGTGGCACTGGCCTTCACCTGCCTGGAGCGGAGGAGGTTGGTGGGGACTGAGATGGCAGTCAAGCTCCGGGTGGCCGCACACGAGGCCAGCAGGAGCATGGCCAAGGCTCAGGGCCCTGACGGCATCATCGGCAACATCTACAGCACCCCGTGGGCCCTGCAGGTGGGTGTCACCTGAGGGGACatctgggctggcactgggaatgggcaTGGGGGAAGTGGGTCTGCAGATACGGGTGTGGGTGCAGGTGCAGATGTGGGTGCCCAGGCAGATGCAGCTGCCATGGGGCAGGTGatgctcagcagtgctgtgcccaggtaCCCAACcctcctccctcttcccaccacctccatccctccctgtcccaggtgttccTGGCCACGGGCAAGTGCCAGACGGAGCCGGCGTTTGGCCAGGCcatggctgcactgctggagaaCCTGGCAGCCTTCGGCACCGCCGCCACCATGGCCCAGGTGCTGCCGGTGCTGCACGGCCACTCCTACCTGGACATCGCCTCCATGGACTGTGGGGAGGAGCCAGGTGGGAGCTGGGGTAACGGGATTGGGGTCAGCGCTGGTGTCACCACAGGGGTGGCTGGGTGTCCCTAGTGCTATGGTGGCTTCTCGCAGACACGCTGACACCTCTGGACATGGAGCCCCTGGCTGAGGTGCCGGGGAACAAGACGGTGCAGCTGGTGGTGGAGTGTCCCCTGCCCTGGTGCTACGAGCTCCGGCTCTACGACcgcctgctgcctgtgcccgccgccgcctccctcCTGGACGTGCTCCAGGCGGCTGCTGCGCTGGAACCCCGTGACTTCAGGTATGTGGGGGTCACGCTGTGGTGGCCACGCGtcctgcagctgtgccctgtgccgGGCTCACTCCGGCTCCCAGCGCACAGCTGCCTTGGGAGCAGCTCCGTACCCACACCAGCAGTGCCGAGGCTGCACCCTCGCCCCCCTGACCCCGCTGGCCCACCCCCAGGTTCCACACCCAGGACACCCCCCAGGGCCCCTTCCTGACcgaggtgctggggctggaggccCGGCAGGAGAAGCGGAACTACTGGCAGATCCTGACTGCGCCCAACATCCCCCTGCAGATGGGTGAGTGGTgggtgggggtccctggggaggtgGCAGGGGTCCCCCACAGCCCTGTGGCTGCTGTCTCACCCCAAACTGTTGTCCCTCTCCCTACAGGTATCGCCGACTACAGACCCCAGGATGGGGAGACCATCATCCTGCGCCTCAGCGAGTGGTAGAGGGTGGGGGGTGATGGCAATGAAACCCCCACTGTGGGGACAGGATCTGCCGGCTCCCTGCCTCCTGCTTTCCATGGGCCAGCACCCCAAATGCTGGCAGGACGAGGGGACACACACAATGCTCTGTGTCCTACAGGTGCAGTGGGACGGGAGCACCAAAATGAGCAGCTCCTCCAGTCCTGGTCCCACTCGGGAACGGGGCAGGCGGCCGCTGGGAGGAgccgtttttggggtgtccaaAGCATTTTTGGGATGGCCAAAAATTTGGGGAGTCTGAGTCAGCGCTGTTCATCCTCAGCCAGCTGGGATCCTCCTCCTCTGTAATCCCCTGGGGGGTACTAAGCCCCCACTGTCCCAGGGCTTGGGGACCGCGGTGCCCGAGGGACACCCCCGGGTTTGCCCAAATCCGCGTGACTCCCCCGGGAGTTTAATCCACCGCCCAAAATCCCCAGGGCAGCGGCGGTTCGGGACCGGGCGATggcgccgggggccgggcggggcttGGAGGCAGCGCCGCTGTCAGCACGGAGCCACCGCAGGGTGCGCAGGCCCGGGGTGGGcagcgggcgggcgggcggcaccgccggcGGTGCTCCCGGTGCCCGtgcccgccgcgccccgcccgcccggcAGTGACGCGCTGGCCTCGCCGGGCGGAGCCTCCGCCCTCCGCTCCCGCCATCACCAAACTTtccgccggccccggccgccgccgccgcctcctcggCACATGGCACCGCCACCCCGGCGCTGAGCCCCGCCAGCACCCCCGGCCTGGGCAACGCCACCGCGGggagcggggacagcgcggCCGCCACCGCGGggagcggggacagcgcggCCGCCACCGCGCCAGCGCCGCTGTCACCGCCACCCATCGCGGGGCTCTCGGGAGGACGGGGCAGAGCGGCGAGGGGCGGCCGGAGGCAGCGGAGCCGGTGCCCATGTGCCCGCGGTCGCGGCGGGGCGATGAAGCCGCGATgagcgcggcgggcgcgggcaCCGTGCGGCCCTGGAAGCCCGACCCGGGGcaggcgggcggggggcggccgccggggccggcGCTGCCGCTGACCCTCAGCGTGCTGGCCTGGCTGGGCACCGGCACCACCATGGCCGGCCTCAACAAGTGGATCTTCGCGGCGCACGGGTTCCGCTACCCGCTGCTGCTCTCGGCGCTGCACATGCTGTCCGGCGTGGCCGTGGGATACCCGCTGGGCTGGGCACGGGCgcccggcccccggccccgcgccaGGATCTACCTGCTCAGCCTCACCTTCTGCACCAGCGTGGCCCTGGGCAACCTGGGCCTGAGCTACGTGCAGCTGGACGTGGCACAGGCCGTGGCCACCACCACGCCGCTGGTGACgctggtgctggggctgctggggggcCGGCGGCCGCACCCGCTGCAGTTCTGGGCCATGGGGCCGGTGTGTGCCGGGGCCGCCTGCAGCATCGCCGGCGGGCTCTGCTTCTCCCAGCCCGGCTGCGGCTTCCTCCTGGCCGCCACCGTGCTCCGCGCCCTCAAGTCCATCCAGCAGAGTAAGTgccagctgtccctgtccctgtcct
Proteins encoded in this window:
- the TCN2 gene encoding transcobalamin-2 isoform X2 — encoded protein: MGLPLVLLLLLPAVLPARCCEPPEGSAGAVRALSARLLGLAGDPARDPDPAVYLALRLARQHDPRLEQRYLERLQDAFRHPYGRSAAEPPHTGRLALYLLGLQATCPPLSPHRSLVTWLKYSLEEDWTGSRQQGHPITSYYQYGLGVLALCVHRKRVREEVVRRLLTAQHHGKLGHGGNTVDTEAVVALAFTCLERRRLVGTEMAVKLRVAAHEASRSMAKAQGPDGIIGNIYSTPWALQVFLATGKCQTEPAFGQAMAALLENLAAFGTAATMAQVLPVLHGHSYLDIASMDCGEEPDTLTPLDMEPLAEVPGNKTVQLVVECPLPWCYELRLYDRLLPVPAAASLLDVLQAAAALEPRDFRFHTQDTPQGPFLTEVLGLEARQEKRNYWQILTAPNIPLQMGIADYRPQDGETIILRLSEW
- the TCN2 gene encoding transcobalamin-2 isoform X1, coding for MGLPLVLLLLLPAVLPARCCEPPEGSAGAVRALSARLLGLAGDPARDPDPAVYLALRLARQHDPRLEQRYLERLQDAFRHPYGRSLQGRGHARWDAVRSTSAAEPPHTGRLALYLLGLQATCPPLSPHRSLVTWLKYSLEEDWTGSRQQGHPITSYYQYGLGVLALCVHRKRVREEVVRRLLTAQHHGKLGHGGNTVDTEAVVALAFTCLERRRLVGTEMAVKLRVAAHEASRSMAKAQGPDGIIGNIYSTPWALQVFLATGKCQTEPAFGQAMAALLENLAAFGTAATMAQVLPVLHGHSYLDIASMDCGEEPDTLTPLDMEPLAEVPGNKTVQLVVECPLPWCYELRLYDRLLPVPAAASLLDVLQAAAALEPRDFRFHTQDTPQGPFLTEVLGLEARQEKRNYWQILTAPNIPLQMGIADYRPQDGETIILRLSEW
- the SLC35E4 gene encoding solute carrier family 35 member E4; the encoded protein is MCPRSRRGDEAAMSAAGAGTVRPWKPDPGQAGGGRPPGPALPLTLSVLAWLGTGTTMAGLNKWIFAAHGFRYPLLLSALHMLSGVAVGYPLGWARAPGPRPRARIYLLSLTFCTSVALGNLGLSYVQLDVAQAVATTTPLVTLVLGLLGGRRPHPLQFWAMGPVCAGAACSIAGGLCFSQPGCGFLLAATVLRALKSIQQSVLLQEDRLDALSLLGLTSLPSFVLLFGAAVALELGPSWQGVLRPDAALWGCVLLSCLGSVLYNLATSCLLSLTSALTLHLLGSLTVVGNLLLSWLLFGTRLGALGYAGVALTLAGMVLYHQPRLLAACWGLRGLQRHPRHE